The Pogona vitticeps strain Pit_001003342236 chromosome 6, PviZW2.1, whole genome shotgun sequence genome contains a region encoding:
- the IGFBP1 gene encoding insulin-like growth factor-binding protein 1, translating to MSHTPEYSDRISCSGQSNWCSLPNSARCLLSSFVMHSKSFTFGLLLFLLSPCLIFGVALYAIHCAPCTAEKLALCPPVPASCSETTRQPRCGCCHICALQLGEPCGVYTARCSRGLSCRVHPEEANPLRALTNGQGTCIPTSDVTELTEFVEREDIPAEDTDVAADHLHNYQLMFPVDQEKSVSQNAVSVYESMKAKILAEPKKWKAQGPCQKDLYRALEKLAKAQQRTGGEIYRFYLPNCNRNGFYHSKQCEASLDGNPATCWCVYQRNGKRIPGSLEVLGDPECEQYLGAQE from the exons ATGTCCCACACTCCGGAATATAGTGACAGGATTAGCTGTAGTGGGCAAAGTAATTGGTGTTCCTTGCCAAACTCAGCTCGCTGTCTGCTGTCTTCATTTGTCATGCATTCTAAAAGCTTCACCTTTGGGCTGCTGCTCTTCCTTCTCAGCCCTTGCCTAATCTTTGGTGTGGCTCTCTATGCAATACACTGTGCCCCATGCACTGCAGAAAAGCTTGCATTGTGCCCACCAGTGCCTGCCAGCTGCTCTGAAACTACCCGACAGCCACGCTGTGGCTGCTGCCATATTTGTGCCCTTCAGCTAGGGGAGCCGTGCGGAGTGTACACAGCACGCTGTAGTCGAGGTCTCAGTTGCCGTGTTCATCCTGAGGAAGCCAATCCTCTTCGTGCTCTCACCAATGGGCAAGGCACCTGCATACCCACCAGTGATGTGACAGAGCTTACAG AGTTTGTTGAACGAGAAGACATTCCCGCTGAAGACACTGATGTGGCAGCTGACCATTTGCACAACTATCAACTTATGTTTCCTGTCGACCAAGAAAAATCTGTCTCTCAGAATGCAGTTAGTGTTTATGAAAGCATGAAAGCAAAGATACTTGCTGAACCTAAGAAATGGAAAGCACAG GGCCCATGTCAGAAAGACCTCTACCGGGCACTGGAGAAGTTGGCAAAAGCTCAGCAAAGAACTGGAGGCGAGATATATAGATTTTATCTGCCCAATTGTAACAGAAATGGATTTTACCATAGCAAGCAG TGTGAAGCTTCACTTGATGGAAATCCTGCAACATGCTGGTGTGTCTATCAAAGAAATGGGAAGAGGATTCCTGGATCTCTTGAAGTGTTAGGTGACCCTGAGTGTGAACAATATCTTGGCGCACAAGAATAA